The following coding sequences lie in one Spinacia oleracea cultivar Varoflay chromosome 1, BTI_SOV_V1, whole genome shotgun sequence genomic window:
- the LOC110793237 gene encoding uncharacterized protein — MAEQKYSKNQMEKDGGKSTSPSRGLHPRSFREAVASSSQWFSEAKKIVDNTMEWNDGETMMPKNELSVPFSKLTLDRLRSPWKLCLMGKCMGINVRPNFMEARVRAMWRVKGSMEVIDLGKNVFLFRFTQTVDYERALFWGPWFILDHYLMITTWKPNFRPSINQFDTMSVWIRIEELPVEYYDKEALFAIARVVGKPIRVDYATDKVARAQFARCGIIGHDKQKCRSQSPTSQKGAIEKDGQHSPIQLDKGKAVLEGPLIPNQNNNDLGHRIVADVAPSCNGLQDSPT, encoded by the exons ATGGCGGAGCAAAAGTATTCAAAGAATCAGATGGAGAAGGATGGCGGTAAATCCACGTCCCCTAGTCGAGGCTTACATCCCCGTAGTTTTCGTGAAGCGGTTGCTTCCTCTTCTCAATGGTTCTCGGAGGCAAAAAAGATAGTGGATAATACTATGGAATGGAATGACGGTGAGACTATGATGCCGAAAAATGAGTTATCTGTTCCGTTTAGTAAATTAACGTTGGACAGATTGAGATCACCATGGAAACTATGTTTAATGGGTAAGTGCATGGGCATTAATGTTAGACCTAACTTCATGGAGGCGAGGGTTCGAGCTATGTGGCGAGTCAAAGGCTCTATGGAAGTCATAGATTTAGGGAAAAACGTCTTCCTATTTCGATTTACTCAAACGGTTGATTATGAGCGTGCTTTGTTTTGGGGACCATGGTTCATTCTTGATCATTATCTGATGATTACTACTTGGAAGCCGAATTTTCGTCCATCGATTAATCAATTCGACACCATGTCAGTTTGGATTCGCATCGAGGAGCTTCCAGTTGAATATTACGACAAAGAAGCGTTGTTCGCCATAGCCAGGGTGGTTGGTAAGCCCATTAGGGTTGACTACGCTACTGACAAGGTGGCTCGTGCTCAGTTTGCAAGA TGTGGAATAATTGGACACGACAAGCAGAAATGTCGAAGTCAAAGTCCAACTTCTCAGAAAGGTGCTATTGAGAAAGATGGTCAGCATAGCCCAATCCAACTGGACAAGGGGAAAGCGGTGTTGGAAGGCCCACTAATACCAAACCAAAATAACAATGACTTGGGTCACAGAATTGTTGCTGACGTGGCGCCCTCTTGTAATGGGCTACAGGATAGCCCAACCTAG
- the LOC130465402 gene encoding uncharacterized protein: MKICLWNVRGACRKDFFPAVWSIIEEQHPHVFVLFETQSDDYRAKEVMFQLKFNDYRVIPPNDKRGGIWLLWKYEVYLVLFTAETSHFHVLFHFKNIQQEVLVTGMHAPSVPGMRHQLWRNQSRDFTNFVDAAGLIDLGFSGCPFTWTNARDGIEMIKERLDRALASPKLLDLFPQTKLLLALSPLDVKKCGWNTLLLDLNDIFRKERLIWAQIAGLNWRKYGDYNTKYFHLLAKIKKSRGKILALKNSNGDWITKLEDLKNLATGFYENLFATTMDFSSLKSITLNHSTLSDANSNRLLEPITIEEVKANLFQMDPIKSPGPDGIQPIFFQKFWADLGGVWLISVLIVLPPIPFLLRLIVRT, encoded by the exons ATGAAGATTTGCCTATGGAATGTAAGGGGAGCGTGTCGAAAGGATTTTTTTCCAGCTGTATGGTCCATCATTGAGGAGCAGCACCctcatgtttttgttttgtttgaaaCCCAAAGTGATGATTACAGAGCGAAAGAGGTGATGTTTCAGTTGAAGTTCAATGATTATCGAGTGATCCCCCCTAATGACAAACGTGGGGGTATTTGGTTACTTTGGAAATACGAGGTGTACTTGGTTTTATTCACGGCGGAGACAAGTCACTTCCATGTGCTCTTTCACTTCAAAAATATCCAACAGGAGGTTCTTGTTACGGGAATGCATGCACCGAGTGTTCCGGGAATGCGTCATCAACTGTGGAGAAATCAAAGTCGTGATTTTACAAATTTCGTGGATGCGGCTGGATTGATTGATCTTGGATTCAGTGGTTGCCCTTTCACCTGGACCAACGCTCGTGATGGTATTGAGATGATTAAGGAGAGGTTGGACAGAGCCCTTGCTAGCCCTAAGTTACTGGATCTTTTCCCCCAGACAAAG TTGTTGCTGGCCCTTTCCCCTTTAGATGTAAAGAAGTGTGGATGGAACACCCTACTTTTG GATTTGAATGATATTTTTCGCAAAGAAAGGCTAATTTGGGCCCAAATAGCAGGTCTAAACTGGCGAAAATATGGGGATTACAACACTAAATATTTTCATTTACTAGctaaaattaagaaaagtagGGGAAAGATTCTGGCTCTTAAGAATTCTAATGGGGATTGGATTACTAAGTTAGAGGATCTTAAAAATTTGGCAACTGGGTTCTATGAAAACCTGTTTGCCACTACCATGGATTTTAGTAGTCTCAAGTCAATCACTTTGAATCATAGTACCTTGTCTGATGCTAATAGTAATAGGCTTCTAGAGCCCATTACCATAGAGGAGGTTAAGGCCAACTTGTTCCAAATGGACCCTATAAAGAGTCCAGGCCCAGATGGCATACAACCAATTTTTTTCCAGAAATTTTGGGCTGACTTGGGGGGAGTTTGGTTGATTTCTGTGCTCATTGTTTTGCCACCTATACCATTCCTTCTGAGATTAATAGTTCGTACATAG
- the LOC110793236 gene encoding uncharacterized protein — MFHCNLSTIKTVGRQYTWNNKQEGEARVFSRIDRVLANTSWLDLFPTTEANYLPEGEFDHSPMLLCFHKNDNLKRPFRFFNMWANAENFIDVVQTNWEKPLFGCTMYRILQRLKWLKVDLKKMNKKGFSNVEAENTKLYSNLLQIQARLHATPNDGSLADAEKLAAADYKQAHNAYMSYLHQTAKINWLAQGDENTRVFHQSIKQRRRHNTIHSIQNMQGDRVTTIEGVKDAFTQFYSDLFCTQMEHRTHVKPVIISRGPTLNESQKSLLDCVFPMDDVKKALFSIPNHKAPGMDGYNSYFFKTAWHVVKDDLYKAITDFFTTGKILKEVNATSITLVPKIPVPAAVGDFRPIACCSVIYKCISKLICSKLSLVLPELISPNQGAFVSGDITSVSLLLESFNLFSNTTGLQANPCKSSVYCCGISNTDKEGISVVSGFSFGELPFRYLGVPISTRKLQAGECDQLVNKMVARIKIWSSRHLSFAGRMQLVNSVLMSVSVYWCQIFILPKSVIRKINSICRAYLWHGTYDDSRPGPVAWINLCVSKTQGGLGFRNLAIWNQAAVGKLAWSIAQKEDNLWVKWVHAVYVKQKNWLVYMPSIAASGAVKYLCKVKLDCTNRLHSDSWLTTTKYSIGDMYKQLSEQQAKTNWSHFRIALICFSPVTTALNVVGKFCTGWGFNTHRTSLFMILKWAHRHCVGGFRRRVCYAAVAGVVYQIWKAINSAIWDVKVPSLDSSVNCIQFDVRHRIKSILGKKVSTRDKDWLYSL; from the exons atgttcCACTGCAATCTCTCCACCATTAAGACAGTGGGTAGACAATATACCTGGAACAATAAGCAAGAAGGGGAGGCAAGAGTTTTTTCAAGAATTGATAGAGTTTTGGCCAATACTAGCTGGTTGGATCTATTCCCTACTACAGAAGCAAACTACCTCCCTGAAGGTGAGTTTGACCATAGCCCTATGTTGCTTTGCTTTCACAAAAATGATAACTTAAAAAGGCCTTTCAGATTCTTTAATATGTGGGCTAATGCTGAGAACTTTATTGATGTTGTTCAAACCAATTGGGAGAAACCTCTGTTTGGTTGTACCATGTACAGAATCCTACAGAGACTCAAGTGGTTAAAGGTGGACCTAAAGAAAATGAACAAGAAGGGTTTTAGTAATGTTGAAGCTGAAAACACCAAACTCTACTCTAATTTACTACAAATCCAAGCTAGATTACATGCCACCCCAAATGATGGAAGCTTGGCTGATGCTGAAAAGTTAGCTGCAGCTGATTATAAACAGGCTCACAATGCTTATATGTCTTATCTCCATCAGACAGCCAAGATTAATTGGCTAGCTCAGGGGGATGAGAACACTAGAGTTTTCCACCAGAGTATCAAGCAGAGAAGAAGACACAATACAATTCACTCAATTCAGAACATGCAAGGTGATAGGGTCACAACAATTGAAGGGGTGAAAGATGCCTTCACTCAGTTCTACTCTGATTTGTTCTGTACTCAAATGGAACACAGAACTCATGTCAAACCTGTGATTATTAGTAGAGGGCCAACACTTAATGAGTCTCAGAAATCCTTGTTGGATTGTGTTTTCCCAATGGATGATGTGAAGAAGGCTCTATTTTCGATTCCTAACCACAAGGCTCCTGGAATGGATGGCTACAATAGCTATTTCTTTAAAACTGCTTGGCATGTTGTCAAAGATGATCTCTATAAGGCAATTACTGACTTCTTTACCACAGGGAAAATCCTCAAAGAAGTTAATGCTACATCAATTACTCTAGTCCCTAAAATCCCAGTTCCAGCAGCTGTGGGTGATTTCAGGCCAATAGCTTGTTGTTCTGTCATCTACAAGTGCATATCCAAACTCATCTGCAGCAAGCTCAGTTTGGTGCTTCCTGAGCTAATCTCTCCCAATCAGGGAGCTTTTGTTTCTG GTGACATTACTTCAGTTAGTCTGCTCTTGGAAAGTTTTAACCTATTCTCAAACACTACTGGCTTGCAAGCAAATCCCTGCAAATCCTCAGTATACTGTTGTGGTATCTCTAATACTGACAAAGAAGGAATCAGCGTTGTTTCTGGTTTCAGCTTTGGAGAGCTACCTTTTAGGTACTTGGGTGTACCAATCAGTACCAGGAAACTTCAGGCTGGTGAGTGTGACCAACTGGTGAACAAAATGGTTGCTAGAATTAAAATTTGGAGCTCAAGACATCTTTCTTTTGCTGGAAGAATGCAGCTTGTTAACTCAGTTCTAATGAGTGTCAGTGTGTACTGGTGCCAGATTTTCATCCTTCCTAAGAGTGTTATTAGGAAAATTAACTCTATATGCAGAGCCTATCTTTGGCATGGTACGTATGATGATAGCAGGCCCGGTCCAGTGGCATGGATTAACCTGTGTGTTTCAAAAACACAGGGTGGGCTTGGGTTTAGAAACCTTGCTATTTGGAACCAAGCAGCTGTTGGAAAACTGGCATGGTCCATTGCTCAGAAAGAAGATAATTTATGGGTAAAATGGGTGCATGCAGTCTATGTTAAACAGAAGAACTGGTTGGTGTACATGCCCTCTATTGCTGCTAGTGGGGCAGTAAAGTATCTCTGCAAAGTCAAACTTGATTGTACCAATAGGCTGCATTCTGACTCTTGGCTGACAACCACAAAATACTCTATTGGTGACATGTATAAGCAATTGAGTGAGCAACAGGCTAAGACCAATTGGTCTCATTTT AGAATAGCTCTCATCTGTTTTTCTCCTGTCACTACAGCACTGAATGTTGTAGGAAAGTTCTGCACTGGTTGGGGGTTCAACACTCACAGAACAAGCTTGTTCATGATCCTCAAATGGGCTCATAGGCACTGTGTGGGTGGTTTTAGAAGGAGAGTTTGTTATGCTGCTGTTGCAGGGGTGGTTTATCAGATTTGGAAGGCAATAAATTCAGCTATTTGGGATGTTAAGGTTCCATCTCTGGATAGCAGTGTTAACTGTATTCAGTTTGATGTTAGACATAGAATTAAGAGTATCCTAGGTAAGAAAGTGAGTACTAGAGACAAGGATTGGTTATATTCCTTGTAA